The Astyanax mexicanus isolate ESR-SI-001 chromosome 14, AstMex3_surface, whole genome shotgun sequence genome window below encodes:
- the grem1b gene encoding gremlin-1: MAGVARLLCAVLLLVSALTWRVADAKGNRGSQGAIPHPAKSSANESERRRASSSPSSSSSSSSSSSSSASSSSSASSSSPSASSAEEVLESSQEALHVTERRYLKRDWCKTQPLKQTLHEEGCTSLTIINRFCYGQCNSFYIPRHVRAEEEGAFQSCSFCKPRRFTTMTYTLNCPDLQPPTKKKRVQRVKQCRCISIDLD, encoded by the coding sequence ATGGCGGGAGTCGCGCGCCTCCTCTGTGCGGTGCTGCTGCTCGTCTCGGCGTTGACGTGGCGCGTGGCGGACGCCAAGGGCAACCGGGGCTCGCAGGGCGCGATACCTCACCCGGCTAAGAGCAGCGCAAACGAGTCGGAGCGCCGCCGCGCCTCCTCCTCaccttcatcatcctcctcctcttcatcatcatcatcatcatcagcatcctCTTCATCCTCAGCATCTTCCTCCTCCCCCTCCGCCTCCTCCGCCGAGGAGGTGCTGGAGTCGAGCCAGGAGGCGCTGCACGTGACGGAGCGCCGCTACCTGAAGCGCGACTGGTGCAAGACGCAGCCGCTGAAGCAGACGCTGCACGAGGAGGGGTGCACGAGCCTCACCATCATCAACCGCTTCTGCTACGGCCAGTGCAACTCCTTCTACATCCCGCGGCACGTGCGCGCCGAGGAGGAGGGCGCCTTCCAGTCGTGCTCCTTCTGCAAGCCGCGCCGCTTCACCACCATGACCTACACCCTCAACTGCCCCGACCTGCAGCCCCCCACCAAGAAGAAGCGCGTGCAGCGCGTAAAACAGTGCCGCTGCATCTCCATAGACCTGGACTGA